TTTTAATTTTTTTTTCATAACCCAGTTGCGCAGAGTATTGACAGGAAGCTTCCACCTTTCGGCAAGGTCTTTATATGTGAGCATTTTGACTGACATGTTACTATTTCTCTTT
This Nitrospirota bacterium DNA region includes the following protein-coding sequences:
- a CDS encoding helix-turn-helix domain-containing protein — encoded protein: MSVKMLTYKDLAERWKLPVNTLRNWVMKKKLKPLKLGRLVRFPESYIMELEQKGI